The nucleotide sequence ATCCGACGTGGGATAGGATGGCTTCGGTGGAGTGCAGTGGGTCCTCCCGCCACGTGCGTGACCTCCTCGAGCGGCACGGCATCGTGTTCGAGCTACGAGGACGCAGAAGCGATCGGAGGCAAGCGGCTGGGGCAGCCACGTGCTCCGAGCTCCTGGGCACAGCCGAGGTTCCATGGCGAGACATCTGTGGACCGACTGACACGTCGGTGCACAAACATGTCGGTCTCGTCATGGCGGGCGGCGCGCACGTCGGTGACACGCCGCCGGAGGTGGTGGTCTACATGGCGGTTCGAGTGTCCAAGGTGGGGAAGGATGGCAAGAGGATGGAATGGGAGGAGGGATGTGAGTGGAGTGTAGGTGAGGAGGACgtgtttgctgctgctgctgctgcagttgtGGATGATGCATTCTAGCTAATCCTTGTTCACGACAAGCACTGCTCGACAGTGCTCTTAATGCAAGTCATCTGTTTTGTTGTACTATTTCCTTTCACATAAGCCAACAAAAGAAATGCTAACTTAATCTCTCATCACACAACAACTGATGCTTCTGAAACATCAAAGCACAAGAAGTGACAACAACAATGAGGATCTTAAGCTCCCCAGGGAATGATACTCTCATGATACTATGTTCTATCCATAGTTTGGATCTTCCTCTACTTGTACTCATCttaatttttctctttatcaCATGTTTTTTCCTATAAATCCAatatatatcatatcatatcatatctatGTACAAACATTaaataatagaaaacaaaaacaagaacgAAAGCAGAAGCAAAAGCAAATCCAGGGGTTTAATGTTGTCGTTTTACCTCCGAAGATATAGTATAAAAAAGGGAAAGCAAAaagcaaaaaaacaaaaacaaatcacCCACCTACCCACCCCTTTTATAACGCCTTCTCCCCGACCTAACCAATGCTTTCTCATtccgccatctctctctctctctctctctctctctctctcattgccTGCTCCTCCTCTCTCCTAGTGCTAACTCTAACCCTAGAAAACCCCTCCCATTCTTGTAGTTTCTCACATCCATTGGTATCAGTCTCGCGGCGATGCACGAGCTGGAGGTCCGTTTCCACGGTTCCATACACCCCAGGATCTGCATCCCGGACGAGGCCTCGGATCCGCCGCCTCTCTTCGCCGCCGGAGGCTGCCTCTTTCTCGAGCCCTATGCCTCCGAATCTCTGGTTCGATCGCGGTGTTCCCGCGGAAGGGCGGTCCCTTTGGGCGGAATCAGGTGGGAAGGGGCTGCCGCGGTGAATGGGTTCGTGTCGGTGAGCTTGTCGGTGAAAGGGAGCGAAGGCCTCGTGCGGGAGTCGGTGGAGTTGTTGGGGAAGGTGGAGGAGAGGAGGTCGGAGGCGCCGGCATTGGAGGGGGAGGATGAGAGGAGGTTGGAGACTGTGGCATCGGAGGGGAAGGTGGAGGATGGAGTGTTGGTGGTTctgggggaggagaagaagaacagGGACAAGAATGGTAGGTTGCAGGAGGAAAGAACCGGTGTGATGAACACCACCAAGCATCTTTGGGCTGGAGCTGTCGCTGCAATGGTTTCGAGGTACCGAAGAGCATCATCTTTATTGATTCCTCTTTTCAATTGATTTGAGGGAATGCATCTTCATACTTCAATAAAATGATATTGCTCACGGATCGTATGACTTCCATAGGCTACTCCTTTTTTATCCCTAAAAAATGTTCTTTTATTTGTGGTGATTATCCATATGTCTCTGTTGTGTTTGGACTTTTTTTCTATAGGAATAACTGAGCTAAACAATGTAACATAGCATATTTTAACAGGCCAAAATGAGAAACATGTTCCTTATGAAAAGAGCTGTAGCTGACACTTAGTGGTGGTAAATAATCTGTAGCCTTTGTTGTTTAATTCCTaacaaataaatcatatttaattcTCAACCAACAATAGTGTGATTCAGTTAAAAACCACATGTGTTTTGTTTACCCCAAGTGGTATATGAATTCCTTTGGAGTATTTGAATTTTTAAATCGCAAAACGTTAAGTGACTTGGATCACCCTGGGATTCTTTACATTATTGGTTGATGAAATTAATCTTTTGGAAGTTGGGTATTCAAATAAGGATCCTTGAATTGTGtttttcattgcatgaaaatagtgttatcacatttctaACATGGCCAGAGGATTATGATTTCACCAAGGATTAACAACTAGTCAACCTATTGAGAGATATGATCAAAACTGTTTAGATAATTCGTTCAACTTGTGAGTGAGCCAATCAACAAAGTAGAATTTGTGAAAGGATTAGTACAAAAATATTGATGTAGCACCCAATGTTAGGTCCCATACAAGACATGACAGGAGGCTCATATTGCGCTGAATTCTTTGACTGATATTAGGTGTCATACAAAGTGGAATAATGCATGGACAACTAAAAGCTTCTTGTCATATTTATGAAAAAGAACTGAAGGTTTTGTTCaacgaaaactttgttgacaaacTGTGCCAAAAAATACATTAGTAGGATTCATTTGCTTGACTTGGATATCACAAACCTCACATCTTATTGATGCCTGTTCAAGGAAAGTCAATTTGCTTCTTGTGGTCCCATTTCCTCTGCTAATTTGTTGAGAATTTTTGTCAATTTGGTGATTTCTTGATTATATTTATGTGAAAATTGATAAGCTTTTCTTACCCTACATGAAGGTTTCAAATGTTCTTATAAAAAGATTATTAGAATGTCAATTTGTTTAGAATCATCTCAAGATttgagatttagcataataacaaGCAACATATTCAGTCTCTAATAGTAGAAGCCAAACTAAATTTGCTTAACTATTTTTTCCCCCTTAATCTTGCTTACTAATCTCTGAGTAGCATCAGCTTGTTACAACATCTCCTGAAAATGAACTTCTGGTGTATCAGAACTTTTGTTGCTCCTCTTGAGAGGCTAAAATTGGAGTATATGGTCCGTGGTGAACAGAGCAATCTATTTGCCCTCATTAACAAAATTGCAACCACCCAAGGTTTGAAGGGCTTCTGGAAAGGAAACATGGTCAACATTCTTCGTACTGCTCCTTTTAAGGCAATTAACTTCTACGCATATGACACATATAGAAAGCAGCTACTTGAATTATCTGGAAATGAAGAGGCCACAAACTTTGAGAGGTTCGTTGCTGGTGCTGCAGCTGGCATTACAGCAACTATTCTTTGCATACCAATGGACACAGTATGTCATTGAGTtcttcttaaatttaaaataagtATCACAATATGCTCTGGTTTTCTGGGAGTAATTGCACCAAGCTTTTGGAGATAGAAATCACTTACTATTCAGTTTCTGAGAAAGTTACAAGAGATGTGCTTTATAAGATCTAATTTCTCTCCTCTGATGGTTTTTAGTGCTTTCTCTGTGATGCCTACTTCTGATATCTGAGTTCTGAATTTTCAGATTCGAACGAAGATTGTAGCTCCTGGAGGTGAAGCCTTTGGTGGTGTTATAGGTGTTTTTCGGCACATGGTTCAAACAGAAGGATTCTTTTCTCTTTATAAGGGACTTGTTCCATCTCTCATTAGTATGGCACCTTCAGGTGCAGTTTTTTATGGTGTCTATGATATAATGAAGGCAGCTTATCTGCATTCACCGGAAGGGAGGAAGAGGTTGGCTTTAATGACACAACAGGGTGAAGAAGTGAATGCATTGGATCAACTAGAGCTGGGATCCACAAGGACATTGTTGTATGGGGCCATCGCTGGTGCTTGTGCTGAAGCTACCACATATCCCTTTGAAGTGGTCAGGCGACAATTGCAGATGCAGGTTCGAGCAAACAAATTGAATGCTTTGGCAACATTTATGAAGATAGTTGAGCAAGGTGGCATCCCTGCACTGTATGCTGGTGTGATTCCCAGCTTGTTACAGGTACTCGTACTGTGTATTTTCAGAATCTTCTCATTGTTTTCCATATCAATCTGTGATAAGCTATTATTTTCAGAATCTTCTCATTGTTTTGTCAGGTTCTGCCATCTGCTTCCATTAGCTACTTCGTATATGAGATTATGAAGATATTGCTGAAGGTGGAGTGAGTACAAACTCAATCGCTCATCACAATTTAAAGCATTTGGGGTGACTATTTCTTTTTTCCCCCTCTGTCCTCTTCTTTTATTACTCTTTTTCTCTAACGGACCAGCAAGATATAGTTCACCCTGGAATCAAATTGTTTACCCTCCTGTATTCCAAGGAGGGGCATTCTGACTCTTTTACATTCTATGGAGTACAGCAATGGCTTTGGTTTCATAGTATGTTAAAACCTGTCAAGTTTGTCTTCCCCCTTCCTTTTGAGTTCATAATTTGTTCCACATCTTCATCTATCATCTGCATGTATTAGCAATGACAATGCTCCTCTGTTGCATGTGATGGGTTAATGAGTGGTTTGCCCACTTGCCCTCATTTAGCTACAAGCTCTAGTTAAAATTTTTACACAAGTATGCAATTTGGCAATGACAACTTGTATCATTTGGCATCCAGAATTCTTGTTCCAATAACAAGAATGGACATAATAGTTGTTGCACCAATCACCACTAGCTGTAGGCCCATAGTGATCATAATGGTTGTTGATTAATATAGCATCAAATACTTAAATCCCTCAGATGTCATTGTCATTAGCATCCATTATGTACCATAGTGATCATAATGGTTGTTGATTAATAAAGCATTGACCACTAAATTTCAGACCATAGTGGCTGTTGATTAATGCAGCATCAAATACTTAAATCCCCCATATATCTCGTTGTATTCTATGATTGCTAAtaagttattaaaatatttaaaatagaaaaaaggcctataataaaaaacttaaatttaTCGGGACAAGACATAATAAGTAGGAATATATGTAATATTCATAAAGGTTATTAATGTCATTAGGAGTTTGGTCAATGGACAGATTAACCACAATTATGTATATGCAATGTGCTGAAGGTAAATTTAGATAAGTAAAAACAAAATTCACTAGTTTTGGATGAAGATGTATGCAGTTTTGCCCCCAAAAACACTGAAGTTTTTCCTATAAATTGTTCAAAATAATGGAAGTGAACTCATCTGGCTACTATGCAAATGGATATATGCAAATAAGCCAACATCTTTCTAACAATATTGTTTGAACTTAAACATTACAGTTAGTTCCCAAATCTTCATTTAGGTTCTGCCAGGAACAGATAAAGAACACAACAACATGCACTTTCATGACTTGTAAGTATTGCTACATATTACATAATTGCAAAATCGAGCAACTCCTTTCAGCAACATCTGTAGACAATATAGTTTGAACATTCCAGATAATTCCCAAACCTTTACCAATTACATCCCATTAAGAGTAATAACAATTTTGCGAGGAGTTGCATGATCCCTATGTTCACAAAGCCATATTCCCTGTAGAAGAACATGAAGTGTTGAATTAGGTGCTCTACTGATAAAAAAAAGTAGATAAATATCTGCTTCAGACATAGGCACCATAGAATGACAGAAACTCTTCCATATTTTGCCTATACACTCATATGCTGTGCTTTATCAATGATCCACAATACAGAATGTATCATTCATGATGCATCCTTACTGGTGCTTTAGTAGGGAATCGGTAATGATGTGGCTCTAATATGAGTTTCTAGGATAAGTTGCAACTCCACAGTAAAAGAAATAGGTATTAGAAACTGTATCTCACCTGCCAAGTTCCCATATTTAAACGACCATCAGTAATAGGAATCCTGGATGTAGATGACGCAGTCTTAGCGGCAGACAACTTtggaaaattgatgaaatcattatACAAAATGAACTGAAAACATACGTGAGTGCACAACCAAACATAGATGATTTTATATGTGCCGGCATATCATCAGGTCCTGCAAAATGTCGAATGAATCGAGAATTATTAGATGCTAAGCAAGCTACCAAAAAGTCTCCATCTTGCTGCCGGAGAAAACCCACTAGTTGGAGTGATGCCTTGATCACAAACAATAAACATTAGCACTGACCTTACACCAAAAACCAGACCATCCAAAACTAGCTAGATTGGAAGTATCATTTGGTTAGATTTGTTCATATGGGAGCCCTGTTTGAGTGAGAGATGATGTTGTGCATGATACTTGATCCAAGAATGAGATAACAAAGTTGCTTCAGTTGGACAGGCCTTGTTCTCATCTTTCATTTTACTTGACTAGGACATACATTTACTTCCATTTTCCATTGCAGTAAAGGCTCATGATCCTACTCGGGATCACTTAAGAATCGGTTTCAGACTTTGTCCGACAGGACCTTGATCCAAGACAAGAGATCAATGACCTTGAAGAACAGCAGAATCACTTCTTACCATCGTAAAACAGACAAATAATATGCCCAATTAATGGCCCTATGGCTGTTCTTTAAGAAGAGAGAGATCTCTATATTATCAAACTAGTCATAAGGCCTTCTGTCAATGGACAACTATCACAGTAATTATTCCCCCAATAGTTTAATCAACAGTACTTGAAGAGTGGTGAAAAGTAACTCTCCATTAATAGCCTTGATGAGTTCATTACCAGCAAACCAAATTTCAGGTTACTAAGTGTTTGAAGGAttgagcaaacaaaatcgaataAAAAAGGCTTCACCTCAGTATGGGCATTGCGCATCCCTGAAGAGAAACCATCATCGAAACAAGCAAGCAGTAGGTGAGAAAGAATTAGAAGGGTAAGGGGGTGTTCCATGCATTCCTAACCTTCCAATGTGTGCTTCCAAGGTGCAGAACGTCCCTGAAGACAATCATAAAAGCATCAATTCACAACATGCATGACAACAATGCGACAGATTTGAAAGAATCACTTGAGGAGTCAATTTTATACATCACCTCCGGTACAATCCGGTTAAGAAATGTTTCGGTGTCATCCTGTACATCTGAGTCGTAGTTCTCGTTTATGGTGAGAGAAGCACTCGTATGCTGCACTGTAGAGTGCAGACCAGCTTCTGGTTAAGAGAAACACCAGCAAACTACTACTCAAAAAATAGAGAGACAAATCTACCGAAAGTTTTACTTACAGAAAAGATGAGCAAGGCCGCATTTAAATCCTGATAAATCCTGCTCTATCCCTCTCAAAATCTGATAGAACACCGACGGCACACAATTAACATGATGGGGTGATTGATGCATATTTCTGCATCGATCGCTCAGACGAGTTCAATGGGATCAAGATGTGAGTCAGTCTGAGACGATAGTAGTGTTTGATGGAACATCTAACATGGATGATACTTCCGATTTCCATTACAGCGATCTACCAACGCACTTGTAATTACTAAAAATTGTTTATTTTTTCTCTGATGTGGTTTCCATCAAAAACCCCTTTTTACTAAATTGGCTCAATCAAACGAGGTCAGGACGAGACCGATGCTATGAAGCTACTGCAAGAATCGAGAGAGGACGAGGAAGTGGTATCTCACCTTGGAGGTGATGAGATGGCAGCCGCGCCTATGGGGAGGGATGACGACGGTCTTCTGTGCCCATTTGGCGGCCATGGACtccgtggtggtggtggtggtgccaaGGGCAGCAGAGGCGGCAACGGGCGGGCCCCTGTGGGATCTCAAACGGGGGACCGAAGGAGAGGCGCTGCTGAAGCGGGGCTTGACGGAGAAGACAACGGTAGCGGCGGCTTGCATCGCTTCTccaaacagcagcagcagcaattggTGGTGGTGTTGGTAATTTACGTGTGTATATCGTATAACGAGGGGCAGGCGAAGGGCACAGTAAGATTAGGGAGGAACGAAGCGGAGTGCAGGGAAGTTATGGTTCACATGGCTTTACGATTCGTGAAAGCCTTTGTTCTACCACACGATCAAGGACCGAGTTGAtatcctctttatatatatatatatatatatatatatatatatatatatatatatatatatatatatatatatatatatatatatatatttgggtgGCAGGAATGCTGCCGTTCTTGCCGTTACTTCCAAGCGTGGGACCGAAATGGAGGCCGAGAGCGAGGATCTCTCGTCTTCCTCGGGTGATCTTTGTTTGCTTCTTTGCCTCTGTCACCGCTTCTTTCGTTGCTTCTTTCGATTGATCTTCTCGCCTACTTCCTCTTTCCAAGAAACATCGAGAGGCCCGCCCAAGGTTTTGTCGTGTAATGTGCTGACTAGGCAAGGTTGAATCCCTAATCTCAACTTGAATTCATGAGAAAGAAGCGCTCATTCCAACCTTTGTGGTTGGAAGGGGCACCATTGATCTTGAAGCCTCCCCAAGCAGCTAGGAAGTAGTCATTTCTCTCCTTGCACAACCGAAAACAAGTGACCAAAAGAGTGAGGTTCGGATAGGAAGGAAAGAGTATTGTCACTGTAATGTGCTAACCAGGTAATGTTGAATCCCTAGTCTCAACTTGAATTCATGAAAATGAAGTGCTCATTCCAACCTTTATGGTTGGAAGGGGCACCACTAATCTTGAAACTTCCCCGAGTAACTAGGAAGTAATCATTTCTCCCCTTGCATAATGAAAAACAAGTGACCAAAAGGGTGAGGTTTTGAGTAATACTAGCACGCTGGTATTCTCCCACAAATACTATTAAATAACATTATGAGTTGGACATCATTTGAGAAGGCGAATATTCCTTACCACTGGAGGTAGGACACTACCACTAGGTAGAGGGGAAGATGGAGTCCCATCTCGAAGGCATCGCAAGACAAGTAGAAAGACCCTAGTGTGTGGTCGAAAGGGCACGTGAACTT is from Musa acuminata AAA Group cultivar baxijiao chromosome BXJ1-6, Cavendish_Baxijiao_AAA, whole genome shotgun sequence and encodes:
- the LOC103986856 gene encoding probable mitochondrial adenine nucleotide transporter BTL3, whose amino-acid sequence is MHELEVRFHGSIHPRICIPDEASDPPPLFAAGGCLFLEPYASESLVRSRCSRGRAVPLGGIRWEGAAAVNGFVSVSLSVKGSEGLVRESVELLGKVEERRSEAPALEGEDERRLETVASEGKVEDGVLVVLGEEKKNRDKNGRLQEERTGVMNTTKHLWAGAVAAMVSRTFVAPLERLKLEYMVRGEQSNLFALINKIATTQGLKGFWKGNMVNILRTAPFKAINFYAYDTYRKQLLELSGNEEATNFERFVAGAAAGITATILCIPMDTIRTKIVAPGGEAFGGVIGVFRHMVQTEGFFSLYKGLVPSLISMAPSGAVFYGVYDIMKAAYLHSPEGRKRLALMTQQGEEVNALDQLELGSTRTLLYGAIAGACAEATTYPFEVVRRQLQMQVRANKLNALATFMKIVEQGGIPALYAGVIPSLLQVLPSASISYFVYEIMKILLKVE
- the LOC135675729 gene encoding uncharacterized protein LOC135675729; translation: MQAAATVVFSVKPRFSSASPSVPRLRSHRGPPVAASAALGTTTTTTESMAAKWAQKTVVIPPHRRGCHLITSKILRGIEQDLSGFKCGLAHLFLQHTSASLTINENYDSDVQDDTETFLNRIVPEGRSAPWKHTLEGPDDMPAHIKSSMFGCALTIPITDGRLNMGTWQGIWLCEHRDHATPRKIVITLNGM